One window of the Zea mays cultivar B73 chromosome 3, Zm-B73-REFERENCE-NAM-5.0, whole genome shotgun sequence genome contains the following:
- the LOC103651196 gene encoding uncharacterized protein produces the protein MESLKSLVLSSSSDDSDDEIDTLLLSQHVEHLVLGDTSTRRRRSSLPRRVIHRDHAAGENLIKHHYFGPNPVYPSHVFRRRFRMHRPLFLRILHAVQREDEYFTIRCDATGLARLGPLQKVCAALRILAYGLPTDAVDEYIQIGQTTARDCLIRFCRAIISSFSERYLRIPNHDDIARILRVNADRGFPGMLGSIDCMHWEWRNCPTAWRGQFCGRNSRPTMILEAVAGYDLWIWHAFFGMPGTNNDLNVLHRSPVFDPLRNGTMPPVHFTINGTTYNFGYYLADGIYPNWPTFVKAIRHAFEEKKVHFTTKQESCRKDIERAFGVLQARWAVLRGPAYGWDRHHLAEMMTACIIMHNMIVEDEGDGAANVDFIGPTGPPEVCNNIPEVRNEWLNNHICSELPNDPDQDITCQATYLSLQHNLIEHLWARRGSMG, from the exons ATGGAGTCATTGAAAAGCCTTGTGTTGTCCTCGTCATCCGACGATTCCGACGATGAGATCGATACCTTGTTGCTTTCCCAACATGTTGAGCACCTTGTACTAGGAGACACGAGCACGCGCCGTAGGCGCTCCTCATTGCCTCGCCGAGTTATCCATAGGGACCACGCTGCTGGAGAAAATCTCATCAAACATCACTACTTCGGACCTAATCCTGTGTATCCATCACATGTTTTTCGTCGAAG GTTTCGGATGCATCGTCCTTTGTTCCTACGTATCCTTCATGCCGTTCAGCGAGAAGACGAATACTTCACTATTCGATGTGATGCAACTGGTTTAGCACGGCTTGGTCCATTGCAAAAAGTTTGTGCTGCATTGCGTATCCTTGCGTACGGGTTACCAACCGATGCGGTAGATGAGTACATACAGATTGGACAGACTACCGCTAGGGACTGCCTTATCCGTTTTTGTCGCGCAATCATCTCTTCCTTTAGCGAACGATACCTTCGTATCCCTAACCACGACGACATTGCTCGCATACTACGTGTAAACGCCGACAGGGGGTTTCCGGGTATGCTAGGCTCTATCGATTGTATGCATTGGGAATGGCGCAACTGTCCTACTGCATGGCGCGGACAGTTTTGTGGGCGCAATTCGAGGCCAACAATGATACTAGAGGCAGTCGCTGGGTACGATTTGTGGATTTGGCATGCCTTCTTTGGAATGCCTGGTACCAACAATGATCTCAACGTGCTTCATCGGTCACCTGTGTTTGATCCGTTACGTAATGGGACGATGCCACCAGTGCACTTCACTATTAATGGGACCACTTACAATTTCGGATACTACTTAGCAGATGGCATATATCCAAATTGGCCTACCTTTGTAAAAGCAATTCGCCACGCATTTGAGGAAAAAAAGGTTCACTTTACAACCAAGCAAGAGAGTTGTCGAAAAGACATTGAGCGAGCATTTGGAGTTTTGCAGGCTAGGTGGGCTGTTCTACGTGGACCTGCTTATGGTTGGGATCGTCATCACCTCGCAGAGATGATGACTGCTTGCATTattatgcacaacatgattgtcgAGGACGAAGGAGATGGTGCAGCTAATGTGGACTTCATTGGCCCCACTGGGCCACCTGAAGTGTGTAACAATATTCCTGAGGTCCGCAACGAGTGGCTAAACAATCATATCTGCTCTGAGTTACCCAACGATCCCGACCAGGACATCACATGTCAGGCTACATACTTGTCTTTGCAGCACAACCTCATAGAACACCTTTGGGCTCGTCGAGGCTCCATGGGTTGA